A stretch of DNA from Dasania marina DSM 21967:
GCGGCAATCTGCGCCTCATGGGCATCGTCACTGTCGGTGGCCAGCGCTTGATTTAACGCCTCACTTAACTCATCCCATTCGACAATTTTGGCGGCGTTGGACTTTCTCGGGTTGATCAGGCTACCTAATACCGGCGCATCGGCGAATGTTTGATGCATCCAATCTAAGGCAATACCGATATTTTTTTTGCCACTTTCATCTGCCAATTTAACACCCAGCTGCTTCCACTCTGACTTAGCTGCTTTTACCGATAACCCTGTACAAGCCAGTTGAAGTTCAGGTAACTGTCGGTAACCAATGGCTTTGCCGCTGGCAGCAGGATAACGCCAAGCCTCTAAAGCCAAAGCAAAGGCGGCCAACTCCACACAGCGTTGATCCAGCTCCAGGCCGTGTAAGTTTTGCTGAATGACTTCGTCGATAGCAGTTTTGGCATCCAGGCCTTCGTCCTGCATGCGCATGGGTACCAGCATTAAGAAGGCGGCCACCAAAAAATGGCCGGAGCCACAGCAAGGGTCGAGGGTTTTTAGCTCGCTTAAATTTTGTGGCCACTGCTCAAAGCCACCCGCCGCCGGCTGCCACTGATCGCTTTCGCCTTTAATAAAACGCAGATACTTGAGCGGCACACCATCGATAGCGGCGCGCTCGCGTAAGTCTTGCTCGCTGCTGGCAGTAGTTAAATCATTTTGTGTCAGTACACGCTTGGCCCACCAGGCCCCCAGGGCGTTATCTAGCAGAAAACTAACCATATAGGGTTCGGTAAACAGC
This window harbors:
- a CDS encoding DNA methyltransferase — its product is MRQALNKTLRSALESAVIKARDIAEQAAREAIVRLGVAESTVPSYLDADEVSLRVKLRAHGRSLGDSKTGNGEQGIARLVSEVAYEHWHRMLFARFLEQNNLLMFDAHTPLTLEECEELATDEGARNGWEYAGLLAAKMLPQVFRNDSPVFGLSLALNHIRSLEALIAKLDVATFQAQDSLGWVYQFWQTKRKQQVNDSGVKIGADELSPVTQLFTEPYMVSFLLDNALGAWWAKRVLTQNDLTTASSEQDLRERAAIDGVPLKYLRFIKGESDQWQPAAGGFEQWPQNLSELKTLDPCCGSGHFLVAAFLMLVPMRMQDEGLDAKTAIDEVIQQNLHGLELDQRCVELAAFALALEAWRYPAASGKAIGYRQLPELQLACTGLSVKAAKSEWKQLGVKLADESGKKNIGIALDWMHQTFADAPVLGSLINPRKSNAAKIVEWDELSEALNQALATDSDDAHEAQIAA